From a region of the Paenibacillus sp. R14(2021) genome:
- a CDS encoding recombinase family protein — protein sequence MNVIGYIRVSTQGQAKEGYSLAYQRDEIEAYCKAQGWNLLHVYEDAGISGAEVDEEALEVEREGFRDMLEALADGGVSYVLVLNTNRLWRSDIVKVLVHRELKCYGVDIKSIEQPTYSIHRKDPNDFLINGLMELLDQYQRLEIALKLGRGRMKKAQQGGYAGGRAAFGYMAKKGKKVIEVNALQASAVRQLFEIRKSNPSMTLAETARRLNAEGYSTQQGKRFTKVQVKRILDRKELYEGKMSYGNVKAAGLHEAIL from the coding sequence TTGAACGTGATTGGTTATATTCGCGTTTCGACGCAAGGGCAAGCGAAAGAAGGCTATAGTCTCGCGTACCAGCGAGATGAGATCGAAGCGTACTGCAAGGCGCAAGGCTGGAACTTGCTTCACGTCTACGAGGATGCCGGGATTAGCGGCGCGGAGGTTGATGAAGAAGCGCTCGAAGTCGAGCGGGAAGGCTTCCGGGATATGCTCGAAGCGCTCGCGGATGGCGGTGTGAGTTACGTGCTCGTGCTGAATACGAATCGCCTGTGGCGTAGCGATATTGTGAAAGTGCTCGTTCATCGCGAGTTGAAGTGCTATGGCGTAGACATCAAGAGCATCGAGCAACCGACATACAGCATCCACCGGAAAGACCCGAACGACTTTCTGATTAACGGGCTGATGGAACTGCTCGATCAGTACCAGCGGCTAGAGATCGCCTTGAAGCTGGGGCGCGGAAGGATGAAGAAAGCCCAGCAAGGTGGCTACGCTGGCGGACGTGCCGCTTTCGGTTATATGGCGAAGAAGGGCAAGAAGGTGATTGAAGTAAATGCGCTTCAAGCATCTGCTGTGAGGCAGCTGTTCGAAATACGGAAGAGTAATCCGAGCATGACGCTGGCGGAGACGGCGCGACGGTTGAACGCCGAGGGCTATTCGACCCAGCAAGGCAAACGGTTCACGAAGGTGCAGGTGAAGCGAATCCTTGACCGAAAAGAGCTATACGAAGGAAAGATGAGCTATGGAAACGTGAAGGCTGCCGGGCTGCACGAAGCGATTCTGTGA
- a CDS encoding IS110 family transposase has translation MIDCWNKKLGEIKFDNKPSTFPLLVKEAKKYTKKGMSVVYGLEDVGGFGRALAVYLTESGCTVKEVNAKLANNRRKSHVTVQKSDSWDAECVARVLRDELPHLPDAKPIDLYWAISQLVTQRKWQAKSLTGMVKRLHQQLGYHYPSYKAFFSQIDGKTALAFWHRYPSPARLKGMTGSELAGFLRSLSNNALSMKKAEQILTLVEVDGDTTRDFQEKRDFIVRGLVRNIRFYERELDRIEKEIGSLLEQLGFQLETMTGIDLVTAAELVAEIGDVHRFATSDKLARFAGIAPIAVGSGNKHRNYKSKQGNRELHDILKALAIRQIAVTRTKKEPRNPYFYSYYEQKLTAGKTKQQAIVCIMRKLVNVVHYLMRTKAAYVMPVMPEKDAG, from the coding sequence ATGATTGATTGCTGGAATAAGAAGCTAGGTGAGATCAAGTTCGACAATAAGCCGTCGACCTTCCCTTTGCTCGTGAAGGAAGCGAAGAAGTATACGAAGAAGGGTATGTCCGTCGTGTATGGCTTGGAGGACGTCGGCGGATTCGGGCGAGCGCTGGCCGTCTACCTAACAGAAAGCGGCTGTACGGTAAAGGAAGTAAATGCGAAGCTGGCGAATAATCGCCGGAAGAGCCACGTCACCGTTCAGAAGTCGGATAGCTGGGATGCGGAATGCGTGGCACGGGTGCTGCGGGACGAACTGCCCCATCTGCCTGACGCGAAGCCGATTGATCTGTACTGGGCGATTAGCCAGCTCGTCACCCAACGGAAATGGCAAGCGAAGAGTCTGACGGGCATGGTGAAGCGCCTGCACCAGCAGCTCGGATACCATTATCCAAGCTACAAAGCGTTCTTCTCCCAGATCGACGGGAAGACGGCGTTAGCTTTCTGGCATCGGTATCCCTCCCCTGCTCGCTTAAAAGGCATGACGGGAAGCGAGTTGGCTGGGTTCTTGCGGAGTTTGAGCAATAATGCGCTGTCTATGAAGAAAGCGGAACAGATTCTAACGCTCGTGGAAGTGGACGGTGATACGACGCGAGACTTCCAGGAGAAGCGTGATTTTATTGTGCGCGGACTTGTGCGGAATATCCGCTTCTACGAGCGGGAGTTAGACCGGATTGAGAAGGAAATCGGGAGCCTGCTGGAGCAACTGGGATTCCAACTGGAGACGATGACGGGAATCGACCTCGTGACGGCGGCGGAGCTGGTCGCGGAGATCGGGGACGTTCACCGCTTCGCTACATCCGATAAGCTGGCGAGGTTCGCGGGAATCGCTCCGATAGCGGTAGGTTCGGGCAACAAGCACCGCAACTACAAGAGCAAGCAGGGCAATCGGGAGCTTCACGACATTCTGAAGGCGCTGGCTATTCGGCAGATCGCGGTGACGAGAACGAAGAAGGAGCCGCGTAATCCGTATTTCTATTCGTATTACGAGCAGAAGCTCACGGCGGGGAAGACGAAGCAGCAAGCCATCGTCTGTATCATGCGGAAGCTGGTGAATGTCGTCCACTACCTGATGCGAACAAAGGCGGCGTATGTGATGCCTGTAATGCCGGAGAAGGACGCTGGCTGA
- a CDS encoding barstar family protein codes for MKYGYAIVDDESDVTIGYCKDVEGLMGDLLASNINSGYRRIRLIDLSYSNEVMKLIPFSFYNVRITILSRNGRSMGSYYFTLKKQLELKKDDFDFKPVIELTGILHETALPHAMDYWEMLRGDSIQEEYGQWIYLDEDEKRSWLQVIRLHHPYRHVNQSNETDNKIVKIEGAHINDIPSVFIALGEAINGPFGYYGYDLRSFEDCLCGGFGIKPPFTVEWSNFNESFKESNQLDNSSVIMELIKILTLSGVTVLLTK; via the coding sequence ATGAAATACGGATACGCTATTGTTGATGATGAAAGTGATGTAACTATAGGATACTGTAAAGATGTTGAGGGATTAATGGGTGACTTATTGGCTTCAAACATTAATTCTGGTTATAGAAGAATCAGGTTAATTGATCTTTCCTATTCCAACGAAGTAATGAAATTAATACCTTTTTCTTTTTATAATGTAAGAATAACGATTTTATCACGGAACGGAAGAAGTATGGGTAGTTATTATTTCACTCTTAAAAAGCAATTAGAGCTAAAAAAGGATGATTTCGATTTCAAACCAGTTATTGAATTAACAGGGATACTACATGAGACAGCATTACCACATGCAATGGATTACTGGGAAATGTTAAGGGGGGATTCAATCCAAGAAGAATATGGACAATGGATTTATCTTGATGAAGATGAAAAAAGAAGTTGGTTGCAGGTTATTCGTTTACATCACCCATATCGTCATGTAAATCAAAGTAACGAAACTGATAATAAAATTGTTAAAATAGAAGGTGCTCATATTAATGATATCCCTTCTGTGTTTATTGCATTAGGAGAAGCCATCAACGGGCCCTTTGGGTATTATGGGTACGATCTGAGAAGTTTTGAGGATTGTTTATGTGGAGGTTTTGGCATCAAGCCACCTTTTACTGTGGAGTGGAGTAATTTTAATGAATCTTTTAAAGAATCGAATCAACTAGATAATAGTTCTGTAATCATGGAACTAATAAAGATTTTAACGCTTAGTGGTGTAACTGTTTTGCTAACAAAATAA